In Myxococcales bacterium, a single genomic region encodes these proteins:
- a CDS encoding putative DNA-binding domain-containing protein, with protein MNIVGGAPPQSRALFDLLESVCLDARGREKVSDLALAVSAHGLSDADGAALGATGARLGVYRALVRNNLARVLFRVLERSRELVNAHHDDLFDDTVVRFLNDGGPRSARLRDVPGEFTLFAGATWRQNASLPAWPHELTTLELARFQAMVCEDDEAVGDAPELHLQSRFVAAKASQLHRFTYSVLSALEGSDLAPAEAETYVAVCRDDAFTVHAFALTAAEHTLVSALMSGTPLGDAVAQLTVTGTNAAAHLEDAARLLSRLSAAGLFSLRR; from the coding sequence TTGAACATCGTGGGCGGTGCACCTCCCCAAAGCCGCGCGCTCTTCGACCTCCTCGAGTCGGTTTGCCTCGACGCACGGGGCCGCGAGAAGGTCAGCGATCTTGCGCTCGCCGTCAGCGCCCACGGGTTGTCAGACGCCGACGGGGCCGCCCTCGGCGCGACGGGCGCGCGCCTCGGCGTGTACCGGGCGCTTGTGCGAAACAACCTCGCGCGCGTTCTCTTCCGGGTGCTCGAACGCAGCCGCGAGCTCGTGAACGCGCACCACGACGATCTCTTCGACGACACCGTCGTCCGCTTCCTGAACGATGGAGGCCCTCGTTCTGCGCGCCTTCGCGACGTACCCGGCGAGTTCACACTTTTCGCGGGGGCAACTTGGAGGCAGAACGCGTCGCTCCCGGCGTGGCCCCACGAGCTGACCACGCTGGAGCTCGCGCGCTTCCAGGCCATGGTCTGCGAGGACGACGAGGCCGTGGGCGACGCGCCGGAGCTTCACCTCCAGTCGCGGTTCGTCGCCGCCAAGGCGAGCCAGCTCCACCGCTTCACCTATTCGGTGCTCTCGGCTCTCGAGGGTAGCGACCTGGCTCCAGCCGAGGCCGAGACCTACGTCGCGGTTTGCCGCGACGACGCGTTCACGGTCCACGCGTTCGCGCTGACCGCAGCAGAACACACGCTAGTGTCCGCCCTGATGTCGGGCACGCCGCTCGGTGACGCCGTAGCGCAATTGACCGTAACCGGCACGAACGCCGCGGCTCACCTCGAGGACGCCGCGCGACTGCTCAGCCGGCTGAGCGCGGCGGGGCTATTCTCGCTGAGGCGCTGA
- a CDS encoding DUF692 domain-containing protein: MTLGQLGLGLRWEFADELLARAPESVDFLELSPENYIGRGGSARRTLERALERYPVVTHGLTMSLGGVEPLDDAYLAELRAFIAAVGSPWHSDHACMTAHGGRVLHELLPLPLTRAHAALVAERVKRARDAIGVPLCVENVSAYVRLGQGELTEPEFMLAVCEQADCDLLFDVNNAIVNATNFGHDVRVWLDDRILARVRQVHVAGHEWFDFADGELLNRGDTRPEAAPPLTHERLVVDTHGAAVQPATLDFLGEVLRRVGPVPVVLERDENVPPLAALLAEVERLRAVVALSASARIAPPRSAG; encoded by the coding sequence ATGACCCTCGGTCAGCTCGGCTTGGGCCTTCGTTGGGAGTTCGCCGACGAGCTCTTGGCGCGCGCGCCCGAGTCCGTGGACTTCCTCGAACTCTCACCAGAGAACTACATCGGCCGCGGCGGTTCGGCTCGCCGCACACTCGAGCGCGCCCTCGAACGATACCCCGTCGTGACCCACGGACTCACGATGTCCTTGGGAGGCGTCGAACCGCTCGATGACGCGTACCTCGCCGAGCTCCGCGCGTTCATCGCCGCTGTCGGGTCGCCGTGGCACTCCGATCACGCGTGCATGACGGCCCACGGCGGTCGCGTGCTCCACGAGCTCTTGCCGCTGCCCCTGACGCGTGCGCACGCGGCGCTCGTCGCGGAGCGCGTTAAGCGAGCGCGGGACGCTATCGGCGTGCCGCTCTGCGTCGAGAACGTGAGCGCCTACGTCAGGCTGGGGCAAGGGGAGTTGACCGAACCGGAGTTCATGCTCGCCGTCTGCGAACAGGCGGACTGCGATCTGCTCTTCGACGTCAACAACGCCATCGTGAACGCGACCAATTTCGGCCACGACGTTCGCGTCTGGCTCGACGACCGAATCCTCGCTCGCGTGAGGCAGGTGCACGTCGCGGGCCACGAGTGGTTCGACTTTGCCGACGGCGAGCTCCTGAACCGGGGAGACACGCGACCCGAAGCGGCGCCGCCGCTCACGCACGAGCGTCTGGTCGTCGACACCCACGGGGCTGCTGTCCAACCTGCAACCCTTGATTTTCTCGGCGAGGTATTGCGCCGCGTCGGCCCTGTTCCTGTCGTCCTTGAACGTGACGAGAACGTTCCCCCGCTCGCGGCCCTGCTTGCCGAGGTGGAGCGCCTTCGGGCCGTGGTCGCGCTCAGCGCCTCAGCGAGAATAGCCCCGCCGCGCTCAGCCGGCTGA